The following are encoded together in the Streptomyces sp. NBC_00358 genome:
- a CDS encoding lytic polysaccharide monooxygenase auxiliary activity family 9 protein: MYLTKPPSTGPRRPFPRLRLPGRRHPAPAPFLVLLALLAMLPALALIVVTGGRAEAHGTPMKPGSRTFLCWQDGLTDTGEIKPVNPACKAAQQVGGTTPFYNWFSVLRSDGAGRTRGFVPDGQLCSGGNPNFTGFDLPRSDWPLTHLTAGATVDFAYNAWAAHPGWFYVYITKDGFDPTRPLTWDAMEDQPFLTVDHPPLNGTPGTVEANYSWSGKLPEGKSGRHIIYMVWQRSDSTETFYSCSDVVFDGGNGEVTGIHDPGNPTEPPPGICSATRRTTNSWPGGYQSEVTVTNTGAVPMLGWMVDWTLPGGQSVASLWNGNATYSGQDVMVHNVDWNGSLSPGGTTTFGYVVSGSGDDPSTALPCRVG; encoded by the coding sequence ATGTACTTAACAAAACCGCCCTCGACGGGGCCGCGTCGGCCGTTCCCCCGATTACGGCTCCCGGGACGCCGCCACCCGGCCCCCGCCCCCTTCCTCGTACTGCTCGCCCTGCTGGCCATGCTTCCGGCCCTCGCCCTGATCGTCGTGACCGGCGGCCGGGCGGAGGCGCACGGCACCCCCATGAAGCCCGGCAGCCGTACGTTCCTGTGCTGGCAGGACGGCCTGACCGACACCGGCGAGATCAAGCCGGTGAACCCGGCCTGCAAGGCGGCGCAACAGGTCGGTGGGACCACGCCGTTCTACAACTGGTTCTCGGTGCTGCGCTCGGACGGCGCCGGGCGCACCCGGGGATTCGTGCCGGACGGCCAGTTGTGCAGCGGCGGCAACCCCAACTTCACGGGCTTCGATCTGCCGCGCTCCGACTGGCCGTTGACCCACCTCACCGCGGGCGCGACCGTCGACTTCGCGTACAACGCCTGGGCGGCGCACCCCGGTTGGTTCTACGTCTACATCACCAAGGACGGCTTCGACCCGACCCGGCCGCTCACCTGGGACGCCATGGAGGACCAGCCGTTCCTCACAGTCGACCACCCGCCGCTCAACGGCACTCCGGGCACGGTCGAGGCCAACTACTCCTGGAGCGGCAAGCTGCCGGAGGGCAAGTCCGGCCGCCACATCATCTACATGGTCTGGCAGCGCTCCGACAGCACGGAGACCTTCTACTCCTGCTCCGACGTCGTCTTCGACGGCGGGAACGGCGAGGTCACGGGCATCCATGATCCCGGCAACCCGACCGAACCGCCCCCCGGCATCTGCTCGGCGACCCGCAGGACCACCAACAGTTGGCCCGGCGGCTACCAGTCCGAGGTGACCGTCACCAACACCGGCGCCGTGCCGATGCTCGGCTGGATGGTCGACTGGACGCTGCCGGGCGGTCAGTCGGTCGCCAGTCTGTGGAACGGCAACGCGACCTACAGCGGGCAGGACGTGATGGTGCACAACGTCGACTGGAACGGCTCACTGAGTCCAGGCGGCACGACCACCTTCGGGTACGTCGTCTCGGGCTCGGGCGACGATCCGTCGACGGCCCTGCCCTGCCGGGTCGGTTGA